The following is a genomic window from Nissabacter sp. SGAir0207.
CTGTGGTGGCGACCGCTATCGCGTACATCAAAGGGCGTGACCTGATGCTGTATATGAAGTGGATGGGAGCACTGGTGCTGGTCACCAGCGTGCTTATCAACGTCAAGCGCCGGTGCAGATTATCGATTTGTCCGCGCCCACCGAGGTGTATCAGGTGGATAATGTGCCGGTCGGTATAAGCGGGCCATTCAGCCTTATCACCTCTATCGGCATAACCTGGTTGAAGCGTATGAGTTGGTCTTTCACCAGCCGGATGCACTGAGCTACAGCAAAACCGGGATGCTGTTCGGCGCGGATTTGATGGGTAAGAGCACGGATTTCCTCTCCACCAATCCGCAGATCACCGCGCTGTTTTCCAGTTACGTCCAGAACTGCGTGGTGGGTGACATAATGCTCAATCACAAATACACCCTGTATGAGCTGATGAACACCACCGACCCCTATTCACTGATTTTCTC
Proteins encoded in this region:
- a CDS encoding conjugal transfer protein TraG N-terminal domain-containing protein codes for the protein MDTIYTISGGAWYRDSLNAVATFMQSSGWETIASIAGTLSVVATAIAYIKGRDLMLYMKWMGALVLVTSVLINVKRRCRLSICPRPPRCIRWIMCRSV
- a CDS encoding conjugal transfer protein TraG N-terminal domain-containing protein, coding for MVFHQPDALSYSKTGMLFGADLMGKSTDFLSTNPQITALFSSYVQNCVVGDIMLNHKYTLYELMNTTDPYSLIFS